From Amycolatopsis sp. YIM 10, the proteins below share one genomic window:
- a CDS encoding glycosyltransferase, giving the protein MKIAMVSEHANPLAALGGVDAGGQNLHVAELSAALVRAGHRVVVHTRRDDPDQPGEVLTPAGFTVRHVTAGPARPVPKDELLPHMNEFALRLEQDWLVEPPDVVHAHFWMSGLASVLAAKSAGVPVVQTFHALGVVKRRHQGDADTSPPDRIRIERMVGKHVARIAATCSDEVFELIRMGVPRSAISVVPCGVDLSRFTPTGPAEEKGARRRLVAVGRLVPRKGFSTAIAALRGVPDTELVIAGGEDGRDREAARLRWFAKRTGVADRVHLRGAVSREDMPALLRSADLAVCTPWYEPFGIVPLEAMACGVPVVAAAVGGLTDTVVDGVTGALVPPRQPGPLAAKLRELLADPTLLGGYSAAAVDRAGARYSWDRVAADTSRVYSNVLSATVPTPMAAGSGR; this is encoded by the coding sequence ATGAAGATCGCGATGGTCTCGGAGCACGCCAACCCGCTGGCGGCACTGGGCGGGGTGGACGCGGGCGGGCAGAACCTGCACGTGGCCGAGCTTTCGGCCGCGCTGGTCAGGGCGGGACATCGCGTGGTGGTGCACACCCGGCGGGACGACCCGGACCAGCCCGGCGAAGTGCTCACCCCGGCCGGTTTCACCGTGCGGCACGTGACGGCGGGCCCGGCCCGGCCGGTGCCGAAGGACGAACTGCTGCCGCACATGAACGAGTTCGCGTTGCGGCTGGAGCAGGACTGGCTGGTCGAGCCGCCGGACGTGGTCCACGCGCACTTCTGGATGTCGGGGCTGGCTTCGGTGCTCGCGGCGAAATCCGCCGGGGTACCGGTGGTCCAGACCTTCCACGCGCTCGGTGTGGTGAAGCGACGGCACCAGGGCGACGCGGACACCAGCCCGCCGGACCGCATCCGGATCGAGCGCATGGTGGGCAAGCACGTGGCGCGGATCGCGGCGACCTGTTCGGACGAGGTGTTCGAGCTGATCCGCATGGGGGTTCCCCGCTCGGCGATTTCGGTGGTGCCGTGCGGGGTGGACCTGAGCCGGTTCACCCCGACCGGGCCCGCCGAGGAGAAGGGCGCGCGGCGACGCCTGGTGGCGGTGGGCAGGCTGGTGCCGCGCAAGGGTTTCTCCACCGCGATCGCGGCGTTGCGCGGCGTGCCGGACACCGAGCTGGTGATCGCCGGCGGTGAGGACGGCCGGGACCGCGAGGCGGCGCGGCTGCGCTGGTTCGCCAAGCGGACGGGCGTGGCGGACCGGGTGCACCTGCGGGGCGCGGTTTCCCGCGAGGACATGCCCGCGCTGCTGCGCTCGGCCGACCTGGCGGTCTGCACGCCGTGGTACGAACCGTTCGGGATCGTGCCGCTGGAGGCGATGGCCTGCGGCGTGCCGGTGGTGGCCGCGGCGGTCGGCGGGCTGACCGACACCGTGGTCGACGGGGTCACCGGCGCGCTGGTGCCACCGCGGCAACCGGGCCCGCTGGCGGCGAAACTGCGGGAACTGCTGGCCGACCCGACCCTGCTCGGCGGTTATTCCGCGGCGGCGGTGGATCGGGCCGGTGCCAGGTATTCCTGGGACCGCGTCGCCGCGGACACGAGCCGCGTTTATTCGAACGTGCTTTCTGCCACGGTGCCGACGCCGATGGCCGCCGGTTCGGGCCGCTGA
- a CDS encoding glycosyltransferase → MKVFAWHVHGSWMDAFVRGPHTYVLPTLPEGGPWGLGRAGRPWPDNVVEAGEAELADTDVDVVVLQRPEEVERAERLLGRRPGRDVPAVFVEHNTPLGNVPDTRHPLADQAGIPIVHVTHFNQLIWDSGQAPVVVIPHGVPDPGEQYTGSVDRAAVVINEPVRRGRRTGTDLLPAFCRAAPVDLFGMGLAGINEHTGVDGERLRPIGDLPLAELHRELAARRLYLHTARWTSLGLSLLEAMHLGMPVVALATTEAAVTVPREAGFVATDVGALTTAIRQLIADPGLARSAGKAAREHALAHHGLEAFLRNWDTLFGRLTA, encoded by the coding sequence ATGAAAGTGTTCGCCTGGCATGTTCACGGTTCGTGGATGGACGCGTTCGTCCGGGGTCCGCACACCTATGTCCTGCCGACGCTGCCCGAAGGCGGGCCGTGGGGACTCGGCCGCGCCGGCCGCCCGTGGCCGGACAACGTGGTCGAAGCGGGCGAAGCGGAACTCGCGGACACCGACGTGGACGTGGTCGTGCTCCAACGGCCGGAGGAGGTCGAGCGCGCCGAGCGGTTGCTCGGCCGCCGTCCCGGCCGGGACGTGCCCGCGGTGTTCGTCGAGCACAACACCCCGCTGGGGAACGTGCCGGACACCCGCCACCCGCTGGCGGACCAGGCCGGGATCCCGATCGTCCACGTCACCCACTTCAACCAGCTGATCTGGGATTCCGGCCAGGCGCCGGTCGTGGTCATCCCGCACGGCGTGCCCGATCCCGGCGAGCAGTACACCGGGTCGGTGGACCGCGCGGCGGTGGTGATCAACGAACCCGTGCGCCGGGGCAGGCGAACCGGGACCGACCTGCTGCCCGCGTTCTGCCGGGCCGCGCCGGTCGACCTGTTCGGCATGGGACTGGCCGGGATCAACGAGCACACCGGGGTGGACGGCGAGCGGTTGCGGCCGATCGGTGACCTGCCGCTCGCCGAGCTGCACCGGGAGCTGGCGGCCCGGCGCCTCTACCTGCACACCGCGCGGTGGACCTCGCTGGGCCTGTCCCTGCTCGAGGCCATGCACCTTGGCATGCCGGTGGTCGCGCTGGCGACCACCGAAGCCGCGGTGACGGTGCCGAGGGAGGCGGGCTTTGTCGCCACCGACGTCGGCGCGCTGACCACGGCGATCCGGCAGCTGATCGCCGATCCCGGGCTGGCTCGCTCAGCCGGGAAGGCCGCGCGGGAGCACGCGCTGGCCCACCACGGGCTCGAAGCGTTCCTGCGGAACTGGGACACGCTGTTCGGCCGCTTGACGGCATGA
- a CDS encoding glycosyltransferase family 2 protein, producing MRTTVVVITRDRCAELLRTLAHMSALPDAAPIVVVDNGSTDGTADAVRERFPGVELIRAGRNLGALGRNIAVSRISTPYVAFCDDDTRWQPGALTRAADLLDAHPGLASVTGRCLVEPGLTEDPITPELRWSPVRGPDWLPGPALLGVMAGLSMFRVSAFEGVGGFSRRMWFGGEEELLALDLAAVGWWMCWAEDVVVHHAPSKARDPRRRRQLGIRNTLWTLWLRRPVRSAWRRTRTVLGSAPRDRYTVAAVAEALRGLPWVLRSRRVVPATVEAGLLELEASQRDSTARRYVG from the coding sequence ATGAGGACAACCGTTGTGGTCATCACCCGCGACCGGTGCGCGGAACTGCTGCGGACCCTGGCGCACATGTCCGCGCTGCCCGACGCGGCGCCGATCGTGGTGGTGGACAACGGTTCCACCGACGGAACCGCGGACGCGGTCCGCGAGCGCTTTCCCGGGGTCGAGCTGATCCGCGCCGGGCGCAACCTCGGCGCGCTGGGCCGGAACATCGCGGTGAGCCGGATCAGCACACCGTACGTGGCCTTCTGCGACGACGACACCCGCTGGCAACCCGGTGCGCTGACCAGGGCGGCCGATCTGCTCGACGCCCATCCCGGCCTGGCCTCGGTGACCGGCCGGTGCCTGGTCGAACCGGGGCTCACCGAGGACCCGATCACCCCGGAACTGCGGTGGTCACCGGTGCGCGGTCCGGACTGGCTGCCCGGCCCGGCGCTGCTCGGCGTGATGGCCGGGCTGTCGATGTTCCGGGTGAGCGCGTTCGAAGGGGTCGGCGGGTTCTCCCGGCGGATGTGGTTCGGCGGTGAGGAGGAACTGCTCGCACTCGACCTCGCCGCGGTGGGCTGGTGGATGTGCTGGGCCGAGGACGTGGTGGTGCACCACGCGCCGTCGAAGGCACGGGACCCGCGCCGGCGTAGGCAACTGGGGATCCGCAACACGTTGTGGACGCTGTGGTTGCGCCGCCCCGTGCGCAGCGCGTGGCGGCGCACGCGGACCGTGCTCGGTTCGGCCCCGCGTGACCGGTACACCGTCGCCGCCGTCGCCGAAGCCCTCCGCGGCCTGCCGTGGGTCCTCCGGTCCCGGCGTGTGGTCCCGGCGACGGTCGAGGCGGGTTTGCTCGAGCTGGAAGCGTCGCAACGCGACTCGACGGCCCGGCGTTACGTGGGTTGA
- a CDS encoding glycosyltransferase family 2 protein: MKTTVVIATRNRAGELARTLRELAGLRPRPPIIVVDNASTDDTAEVVRAAGPEVRLLTLPRNLGAAARNLGVTAARTPYVAFSDDDSWWAPDALAKAESLFDRHPRLGLIAGKTLVGPENRPDPVVELMARSPLGREPGSPGPAVLGFLACSAMVRVRAYSDCGGFDPLLHFGAEEKLLSYDLAARGWQLCYVEEIVAHHHPSPSRMPAARRRRLEARNNLLITWLRRAPKNCLAATVSAPPRAVAGAARRLPKVLRRRQRLPRAVEARVRLLEGKR, encoded by the coding sequence GTGAAGACGACCGTGGTGATCGCGACCCGGAACCGGGCCGGCGAACTGGCGCGCACCCTGCGGGAACTGGCCGGGCTGCGGCCGCGTCCGCCGATCATCGTGGTGGACAACGCGTCCACCGACGACACCGCCGAGGTGGTGCGCGCCGCGGGCCCCGAGGTGCGCTTGCTCACCCTGCCGCGCAATCTGGGCGCGGCGGCGCGGAATCTCGGCGTGACGGCCGCACGCACCCCTTATGTCGCCTTCAGCGACGACGATTCGTGGTGGGCGCCGGACGCGCTGGCCAAGGCGGAGTCGCTGTTCGACCGGCACCCCCGGCTCGGGCTGATCGCCGGGAAAACCTTGGTGGGGCCGGAAAACCGGCCCGATCCGGTGGTGGAGCTGATGGCACGCAGTCCGCTGGGCCGGGAGCCGGGCAGTCCAGGACCCGCGGTACTGGGTTTCCTGGCGTGTTCGGCGATGGTCCGCGTCCGGGCCTATTCGGACTGCGGCGGCTTCGACCCGCTGCTGCACTTCGGTGCGGAGGAGAAGCTGCTGTCCTACGACCTCGCCGCACGCGGCTGGCAGCTCTGCTACGTCGAGGAAATCGTGGCGCACCACCATCCCTCGCCTTCGCGGATGCCCGCCGCACGCCGGCGAAGGCTGGAGGCACGCAACAACCTGCTGATCACCTGGCTGCGCCGCGCGCCGAAGAACTGCCTGGCCGCAACGGTTTCCGCCCCGCCGCGAGCGGTGGCCGGGGCGGCCCGGCGGCTGCCGAAGGTGCTCCGCCGGCGGCAGCGGCTGCCGCGTGCGGTGGAAGCCCGCGTGCGACTGCTGGAAGGAAAGCGATGA
- a CDS encoding polysaccharide pyruvyl transferase family protein has protein sequence MRVLLTGWPSFVDGEATAGDVLSLRSVRAALDAAGIDSDTAWSPEFRPGALRLEEADPARYSDVVFVCGPAHGTQVRWLHEWFPDCRRTAAGVTVIDPADPAVTGFHRVIPRDEPGSARPDLAWHADTERTPVIGVALAPGQREYGGQRRHEEVHAALEAWLNTLDCACLPVDTRLDTKDWRNCATPDQFASLVSRLDALVTTRLHGLVFGLRAGVPVLAVDPVAGGGKVSAQARALGWPAVVGAEAAVEPGALDRWWSWCLSGRGRAAADRRPPESAVLGELVSGLRGGR, from the coding sequence ATGCGCGTATTGCTCACCGGCTGGCCCAGCTTCGTCGACGGTGAGGCGACCGCTGGTGACGTGCTGAGCCTCCGCTCGGTCCGCGCCGCGCTGGACGCCGCCGGGATCGACAGCGACACCGCGTGGAGTCCGGAGTTCCGCCCCGGCGCGCTCCGGCTGGAGGAGGCGGACCCGGCGCGGTACTCCGACGTGGTCTTTGTCTGCGGACCGGCGCACGGGACGCAGGTGCGGTGGCTGCACGAATGGTTCCCGGACTGCCGTCGCACCGCCGCCGGGGTGACGGTGATCGATCCGGCGGATCCCGCGGTGACCGGCTTCCACCGGGTCATCCCCCGCGACGAGCCAGGGTCCGCGCGCCCGGACCTGGCGTGGCACGCGGATACCGAGCGCACACCGGTGATCGGCGTGGCGCTGGCGCCGGGGCAGCGCGAGTACGGCGGGCAGCGGCGGCACGAGGAGGTGCACGCGGCACTGGAGGCGTGGCTGAACACGCTCGACTGCGCCTGCCTGCCGGTGGACACCCGCCTCGACACCAAGGACTGGCGCAACTGCGCGACCCCCGACCAGTTCGCTTCGCTGGTGAGCCGGCTGGACGCGCTGGTGACCACCCGGCTGCACGGACTGGTCTTCGGCCTGCGCGCCGGGGTCCCGGTGCTGGCGGTCGATCCGGTCGCCGGCGGCGGCAAGGTGTCCGCCCAGGCCCGCGCACTGGGCTGGCCCGCTGTGGTGGGGGCCGAGGCCGCGGTCGAGCCGGGTGCGCTGGACCGCTGGTGGTCGTGGTGCCTGTCCGGGCGCGGGCGGGCCGCGGCCGACCGCCGCCCGCCGGAGTCCGCCGTGCTGGGCGAACTCGTCAGCGGGCTCCGGGGCGGCCGGTGA
- a CDS encoding NAD-dependent epimerase/dehydratase family protein, which translates to MDWNFTRAVVTGGAGFVGSHLCERLLSLGTQVVCVDNFATGARENLWELLETPGFTLVEADVTTWPPAPPGEVDLVLHLACPASPRDYLRLPFETLAAGSAGTAWALDLARRHNARFLLASTSEVYGDPGRHPQREDYWGNVNPIGPRSVYDEAKRYAEAYTAAARREWHADTTIARIFNTYGPRMRPDDGRMIPAFAGQALRGKPLTVAGTGEQTRSICYVDDTVTGLLALAASGHPGPVNIGNPHELTVLEIAEEIRRLTGTRSTVRHIDAAEDDPRRRCPDIGLAEAELGWKPAIDPAEGLARTIRWFAGSSALSA; encoded by the coding sequence ATGGACTGGAACTTCACCAGGGCGGTGGTGACCGGCGGCGCCGGCTTCGTCGGCTCGCACCTGTGCGAACGCCTGCTGTCGCTGGGCACGCAGGTGGTCTGCGTGGACAACTTCGCCACCGGCGCGCGCGAGAACCTCTGGGAACTCCTGGAGACACCGGGGTTCACCTTGGTGGAGGCGGACGTGACCACCTGGCCGCCCGCCCCGCCGGGCGAAGTCGACCTGGTGCTCCACCTGGCGTGCCCCGCCTCGCCCCGCGACTACCTCCGCCTGCCCTTCGAAACGCTGGCCGCGGGTTCGGCGGGCACGGCGTGGGCGCTCGACCTGGCCCGCCGCCACAACGCCCGGTTCCTGCTCGCCTCGACCAGTGAGGTCTACGGCGATCCCGGCCGCCACCCCCAGCGGGAGGACTACTGGGGCAACGTCAACCCGATCGGCCCGCGCAGCGTGTACGACGAAGCGAAGCGCTACGCCGAGGCGTACACCGCGGCCGCCCGGCGCGAATGGCACGCGGACACCACCATCGCCCGCATCTTCAACACCTACGGCCCCCGCATGCGGCCCGACGACGGCCGGATGATCCCCGCCTTCGCCGGGCAGGCGCTGCGCGGGAAACCGCTGACGGTGGCGGGCACGGGCGAGCAGACGCGGTCGATCTGCTACGTCGACGACACGGTGACCGGCTTGCTGGCCCTCGCCGCGAGCGGTCATCCCGGGCCGGTCAACATCGGCAATCCGCACGAACTGACCGTGCTGGAGATCGCCGAGGAAATCCGGCGCCTGACCGGTACCCGGTCGACCGTCCGGCACATCGACGCGGCGGAGGACGATCCTCGGCGGCGGTGCCCGGACATCGGCCTCGCCGAGGCGGAACTCGGCTGGAAGCCGGCGATCGACCCCGCCGAAGGGCTCGCCCGCACCATCCGGTGGTTCGCCGGGTCGTCCGCCCTGTCCGCCTGA
- a CDS encoding methyltransferase, protein MATTTRLARLPGVYQPQADTRLLASVLHRTRLPAGARILDVCTGTGALALTAARLGDHDVTAIDVSRRAVLSARLNAFRLGLPVAVRRRSFVDFTGAFDLVLANPPYVPAATAAPAGRARCWDAGADGRALLDPLCALAPRLLRPSGTLLLVQSDVSGVPATLELLRSAGLSAEEVTRHRNPFGPVMHARAAFLERTGLIRTGRRHEDLVVIRAERV, encoded by the coding sequence ATGGCCACCACCACCCGCTTGGCCCGGCTTCCGGGGGTCTACCAGCCGCAGGCCGACACCCGGCTCCTCGCTTCGGTCCTCCACCGGACGCGACTACCCGCCGGGGCCCGGATCCTGGACGTCTGCACCGGCACCGGCGCGCTGGCGCTCACCGCCGCGCGACTGGGCGATCACGACGTCACCGCGATCGACGTCTCCCGCCGGGCGGTGCTTTCGGCCCGGCTCAACGCCTTCCGCCTGGGCCTGCCGGTCGCCGTGCGTCGGCGGTCCTTTGTGGACTTCACCGGCGCCTTCGACCTGGTGCTGGCCAACCCACCCTACGTACCCGCCGCCACCGCCGCCCCGGCCGGGCGCGCGCGGTGCTGGGACGCGGGAGCCGACGGCAGGGCGCTGCTCGACCCGTTGTGCGCGCTCGCCCCGCGATTGCTTCGGCCGTCGGGCACGCTGCTCCTGGTGCAGTCCGATGTGTCCGGTGTGCCCGCGACTCTGGAACTGCTGCGCTCGGCGGGCCTGAGCGCCGAAGAGGTCACCCGCCACCGGAACCCCTTCGGCCCGGTCATGCACGCGCGCGCGGCGTTCCTGGAACGCACCGGACTGATCCGGACCGGCCGTCGTCACGAGGACCTGGTGGTGATCCGTGCCGAACGCGTCTGA
- a CDS encoding CDGSH iron-sulfur domain-containing protein, with product MPNASEDRRRVIVEPCGPVLVEGPVELVLPDGTTQHCDRFLVAVCACRRSKRYPLCDTSHRKRVRRDSA from the coding sequence GTGCCGAACGCGTCTGAAGACCGTCGCCGGGTCATCGTCGAGCCCTGCGGGCCGGTACTGGTCGAGGGACCGGTCGAACTGGTGCTGCCGGACGGCACCACGCAGCACTGCGACCGGTTCCTGGTCGCGGTCTGCGCGTGCCGGCGCAGCAAGCGATATCCGTTGTGCGACACCAGTCATCGCAAGCGGGTCCGGCGGGATTCAGCGTGA
- a CDS encoding iron-containing redox enzyme family protein: MTVTVPSTATPAHLGAALPAARGPISAAVVDVLGERRDKAVLRQLDPGPSDAFGEDVQVALHVCYELHYRGFREVAAEWEWEPELLRLRAVLERDFVSALRREVAGGDDVTAELDALLVEPVPGRGLSHFLCDEAEWWQVREFFAHRSIYHLKEADPHAWVIPRLSGRPKAALVAVEFDEFGGGHPDRVHAQLYADLLGAAGLSPDYLHYLESTPACMLAVVNLMSLFGLHRRWRGALVGHFTAAEITTGPSAQRLDDALARLGAAPECRRFYTEHIEADAVHEQVMRHEVVGGLLAQEPELAGDIVFGIQATELLEGRFAEHVLGRWAAGLSSLRSR, translated from the coding sequence GTGACAGTGACTGTGCCTTCGACCGCGACGCCTGCCCATCTCGGGGCGGCGCTGCCTGCCGCACGCGGTCCGATTTCGGCCGCGGTGGTGGACGTGCTGGGGGAGCGGCGGGACAAGGCGGTGCTGCGGCAGCTCGATCCCGGCCCCTCCGACGCCTTCGGTGAAGATGTGCAGGTGGCCCTCCACGTCTGCTACGAGCTGCACTACCGCGGTTTCCGCGAGGTCGCCGCGGAGTGGGAATGGGAACCGGAACTGCTGCGGCTGCGCGCGGTGCTGGAGCGGGACTTCGTTTCCGCGCTGCGGCGGGAGGTCGCCGGTGGTGACGACGTGACGGCGGAGCTGGACGCGTTGCTGGTCGAACCGGTACCCGGCCGTGGATTGAGCCATTTCCTGTGCGACGAGGCCGAGTGGTGGCAGGTGCGGGAGTTCTTCGCGCACCGCTCGATCTACCACCTCAAGGAAGCCGATCCGCACGCCTGGGTCATTCCGCGGTTGTCCGGGCGGCCCAAGGCGGCGCTGGTCGCGGTGGAGTTCGACGAGTTCGGCGGCGGGCACCCCGACCGGGTGCACGCCCAGCTGTACGCGGACCTCCTCGGCGCCGCCGGACTGTCGCCGGACTACCTGCACTACCTGGAAAGCACCCCGGCGTGCATGCTGGCGGTGGTCAACCTGATGTCGCTGTTCGGCCTGCACCGGCGGTGGCGTGGCGCGCTGGTGGGGCACTTCACCGCCGCTGAGATCACCACCGGGCCCAGCGCGCAGCGGCTGGACGACGCGCTCGCCCGCCTCGGCGCGGCACCGGAGTGCCGCCGGTTCTACACCGAGCACATCGAGGCGGATGCCGTGCACGAGCAGGTGATGCGCCACGAGGTGGTCGGCGGACTGCTGGCGCAGGAGCCGGAGCTGGCCGGTGACATCGTGTTCGGCATCCAGGCCACGGAACTGCTCGAGGGGCGCTTCGCCGAGCACGTGCTGGGACGGTGGGCGGCGGGGCTGTCCTCCTTGCGCTCACGCTGA
- a CDS encoding GAF and ANTAR domain-containing protein: MDGQRHDRLWRLVAERSATRTKTSGWVGVVCAVAVEQLEVDAAAVTVRTNALSQDLIAASGTWAESLEELQYTVGEGPGIAAFEAGEPVLTGDLGAAATRWPGFAEEIAANGVGAVFAFPLQAGAIRMGTLTLYRRRPGALTASDLGDAAILAEMTTTALVADSRGTETTASWAKEDTPGFYDEVNIATGMLAAQLQISLQDALLRLRAHAFSQHLPLTEVAQAVLNRQLRFDSPAE, translated from the coding sequence GTGGACGGGCAACGCCATGATCGGTTGTGGCGGCTGGTCGCCGAGCGCTCCGCCACCCGCACCAAGACCTCGGGCTGGGTCGGGGTGGTCTGCGCGGTGGCCGTCGAGCAGCTCGAAGTGGACGCCGCGGCGGTCACCGTGCGCACGAACGCGTTGTCGCAGGATCTCATCGCGGCCAGTGGCACGTGGGCGGAATCGCTGGAGGAACTGCAGTACACCGTCGGCGAGGGCCCGGGTATCGCCGCGTTCGAAGCGGGGGAACCGGTGCTGACCGGCGACCTGGGCGCGGCGGCCACCCGGTGGCCCGGTTTCGCCGAGGAAATCGCGGCCAACGGTGTGGGCGCGGTGTTCGCGTTTCCCTTGCAGGCCGGGGCAATCCGGATGGGCACGCTCACCCTGTACCGCCGCCGGCCCGGCGCGCTCACCGCATCGGACCTGGGCGACGCCGCGATACTGGCGGAGATGACCACCACCGCGCTGGTGGCCGACAGCCGGGGCACGGAGACCACCGCGTCGTGGGCCAAGGAGGACACGCCGGGGTTCTACGACGAGGTGAACATCGCCACCGGGATGCTGGCGGCCCAGCTCCAGATCAGCCTGCAAGACGCACTGCTGCGGCTGCGCGCGCACGCGTTCAGCCAGCACCTTCCGCTCACCGAAGTCGCGCAGGCCGTGCTCAACCGGCAACTCCGCTTCGACTCGCCCGCGGAGTGA
- a CDS encoding DUF4383 domain-containing protein: MSRPHQPPDTPAVTRRTPVQLVSMIYGVVFLLVGALGFVPGVTTGFDTLTFAGHESAALLLGVFAVSVLHNLVHLLFGAAGLVLARTPSGARGFLLGGGVVYLVLWLYGLFIDHGSSANFVPVNAADNWLHLGLAVTMIAFGLALGRGLRRA; the protein is encoded by the coding sequence ATGTCCCGCCCCCACCAGCCGCCGGATACCCCCGCCGTGACGCGGCGTACCCCGGTCCAGCTGGTCTCGATGATCTACGGCGTGGTGTTCCTGCTGGTCGGTGCCCTTGGCTTCGTGCCAGGCGTGACCACCGGGTTCGACACGCTCACCTTCGCCGGGCACGAGTCGGCGGCACTGCTGCTCGGCGTGTTCGCCGTGTCCGTCCTGCACAACCTGGTGCACCTGCTGTTCGGCGCGGCCGGGCTGGTGCTGGCGCGCACCCCGTCCGGGGCCCGCGGTTTCCTGCTCGGCGGTGGTGTGGTCTATCTGGTGCTGTGGCTCTACGGCCTGTTCATCGACCACGGCTCCTCGGCCAACTTCGTGCCGGTCAACGCCGCGGACAACTGGCTGCACCTCGGCCTGGCCGTGACCATGATCGCCTTCGGCCTGGCACTCGGCCGCGGCCTCCGTCGCGCCTGA
- a CDS encoding manganese catalase family protein, with protein sequence MFRHTKLLQCEAKPERPDPVYARKLQELIGGAYGEMTVTMQYLFQGWNCRMEGKYKDLIMDTATEEIGHVEMLATMVARLLEGAPATATAEAAKDPVMAAVLGGMDPQQAIVAGGGALPNNAQGVPWMGSYIVASGNLLADFRANAAAEAQGRLQTARLYNMTDDPGVKEMLKFNLARDTVHQKQWLAAIEELEADGLEETPYAPNALFDEEDQTHNNTIWHLSDGPDGASGGWSQGENAIEYLMDPEPLGGPGTAPKPDPALYGTYSAVKNAAGTAKGKAKQAKKKLT encoded by the coding sequence GTGTTCCGGCATACAAAACTGCTGCAGTGCGAAGCGAAACCGGAAAGGCCCGATCCGGTCTATGCCAGAAAACTGCAGGAACTCATCGGCGGCGCGTACGGTGAGATGACGGTGACCATGCAGTATCTGTTCCAGGGCTGGAACTGCCGCATGGAGGGCAAGTACAAGGACCTGATCATGGACACCGCCACCGAGGAGATCGGGCACGTGGAGATGCTCGCGACCATGGTGGCGCGGCTGCTCGAAGGCGCGCCGGCGACGGCGACCGCCGAAGCGGCGAAGGACCCGGTGATGGCCGCGGTGCTCGGCGGCATGGACCCGCAGCAGGCCATCGTGGCCGGTGGCGGCGCGCTGCCCAACAACGCACAGGGCGTGCCGTGGATGGGGTCCTACATCGTGGCCAGCGGGAACCTGCTGGCCGATTTCCGGGCGAACGCGGCGGCCGAGGCACAGGGCCGCTTGCAGACCGCGCGGTTGTACAACATGACCGACGACCCCGGGGTGAAGGAGATGCTCAAGTTCAACCTCGCCCGCGACACCGTGCACCAGAAGCAGTGGCTGGCCGCGATCGAGGAGTTGGAGGCGGACGGCCTGGAAGAGACACCGTACGCGCCCAACGCGTTGTTCGACGAAGAGGACCAGACCCACAACAACACCATCTGGCACCTCTCCGACGGCCCCGACGGCGCGTCCGGTGGCTGGAGCCAGGGCGAGAACGCGATCGAGTACCTGATGGATCCGGAACCGCTGGGCGGTCCCGGTACCGCGCCGAAACCGGACCCGGCCCTCTACGGAACCTATTCCGCGGTCAAGAACGCGGCCGGTACGGCCAAGGGAAAAGCCAAGCAGGCCAAGAAAAAACTGACCTGA